The Anaerolineales bacterium region AGATGGGCAAGATCGTGCTGGAAGTCAGTGCGCAGTGACTGTGCGTCAAAAATCCAGATTGCTTCGTGCACAGGCAAGCCTGCGCCTCGCAATGACAGGCTTAAAAAAAAAGCCCCGCCGTATGGCGGGGCTTTTTTGTTGGCTTGCTGTTTTAGTCCAGCAGGCTGGCAGGCACGTTGCCGCCGTTCTCAGCGATCTTCTTGAGCACGGTCTTGTGCAGCCAGGTGTTCATCTTGGCCGAGTCTTCGAGGTACTCGGTGGGCACGCCCAGCTCAATGGCGAGTTCCTTGCGGTTCTCGAAGCTGCTGTCAATGTCGAGTAGCTTGAGCAGGTCCACAATGGAAACCTTCCAGTTGAGCTCCTGCGGGTTGGCCTTGGCCAACGCGTCCATCTTGGCGGCCACGTCAACGGCGTCCATGGCGGCGGGCTTGTTGGCGCCCAGGCCGGTGGAGAGCTTGCCACGCGGAGCGGCGCTCACGCCCGCCTTGGGGGCGGCGGTGGCGCCAGCATCCTTGGCGTCATCGTCTTTCTTGATACCCAGACCCTTAAGAATCTTGTCAAAAATACCCATGTTTTCTTTCTCCTTACTAATACTTGGTCCGCCTGAACACAGGCATCCTTGAGTTTAGTTTAGCACACTAGGCCATTGTGTTTGTTAACTCTATGTAATAACTACAACTCCGTTAAAATTGTTATGCGCCAGTGGTTGGCGCAGCCGCTTACGGCCATTCAACCGCCTATGTGAAGGTGAACATGGATACTCCCAACCGCATGACCCCAAAACAGCTGTGGCAGCGTATTCAGAAAGGCCGCGCCGCGTATGACGCGGTGTACGCCGGACTGAACGAGAAACAGATGACGCGCCGCCCTGGCGCGCAAAAGGACTGGTCGGTCAAAGACCAGATCGCCCATCTAACCTGGTGGGAGAACTATGCGCTGGAACGCACCACCCTGATGCTGGCGGGCGAAGAGACCGTGAAGCTGAAGGATTTTGACGCCATCAATGCCCAGGTGTTCGCCATGAACAAAGACCTGGCGCTGGAGGATGTGCTGGCGGCCTGGCGCAGCAACCTGCCGCGCTTTGGCGCGCTATGCCGCTCGCTGACCGAGACGACCCTCAACGTCACACGCGGCAAACGCCGCGCACCATATTGGCTGCTGGTCACCGACACCTTTGAGCATTACGCCGAGCACCAGCCTGACCTGGAGCGTTATGTCGCCAGCCTGAAGAAGGTCAAATAGCATGGCGCTCAGTGTTGTGGGCCGCCCCACCCATACGCCTGCGGGAAAGCCAATCGTGTACCTCACGTTCGATGATGGCCCCGCAGCCGACACGCCGGGCGTGCTGGCCGCGCTGGCCCGCCACGGAGCGCAGGCCACCTTCTTTATAGTGGGCCGCCGCGTGCAGGAACTGCCGCAGACCGTGCAAGCAATGCTGCAGGCTGGCCATACGGTAGGCAACCACAGCTTCACCCACCCGCGCCTGGGCGGCATGCCTGAAGCCGAGTTCCTGATCGAGATGCAGCAGACCGCGGCCGCCGTGGCCGAAGCCGCGCAGGAACTGCTGCCGGATGGCAAGATGAAGCTGATGCGCCCGCCCTATGGCAGCCACGACGAGAACACTGAGCCATGGGTGAACGCCCTGGGCTACGCCATGGTGATGTGGGATGTAGACCCGGAGGACTGGAGCGAGCCGGGCACCGAAGCCATTGCGAGCCAGGTGCTGGCGGGGGTGAAGCCCGGCGCCATTGTGCTGTTGCACGATGGCGGCGGCGACCGCAGCCAGACCGTGGCGGCGGTAGAGCAGCTGCTGCCGGCCCTGGCCGAGCAAGGGTACGTCTTTCATAGCCTGAAAACGGACAGCTGACAATAGAATGGGCGCCCTTTCCCAACCGAATCGCCCATGGGGCGTAACCGTGCTGATAGGGTTAGTGTTAATGTTCACAGTCCTGCAGATTCTGCGGGTGTGGGCCGCCATCAGCAGTTGGGATGTGCTGAGCCGCCTGCCGCTGCAGGCGTCGCCAGTCTACCTGCTGGGCAGCGGCCTGGTGTGGGCCGCGGCAGGCGGCGGGCTGCTATACGGCCTGGCGTTGCGCCGGGCCTGGGCGCCGCGTGCGGCGCGCTGGGCCGGGCTGGCCTACACCGCATTTTTCTGGATCGACCGGTTGCTGCTACAAACGCGCGGCCCGCACAACAGCACTTGGATGTTCGCGGCCGGGCTGGGATTGCTGATGCTAGCGTCCCTTTTCGCCATCTTGGCCTCGCCGGATGCAAAGGCCTACTACGATGAACAACGCCATCAGGAGTGAAGGATGACAAAACCCTCAAAGATCGAAGCGCTGCAAGAGCTGCGCCTGCAAAGCCAGCAAGGCGGCGGCCCCACCCGTGTTGAAGCGCAACACAAGCAAGGCCGCCTGACGGCGCGCGAGCGCCTGGACTTATTCCTCGACAAGGGCTCCTTCCGCGAGGTGGACGCCTTCGTCAAGCACCGCACGCACGCCTTCGGCCTGGACAAGCAGCAGATCCTGAGCGACAGCGTGGTGACCGGCTGGGGCACGGTGGACGGCCGGCTGGTGTACGTATTCTCGCAGGACTTCACTGTTTTCGGCGGCAGCCTGGGTGAAGTGCACGCCGAGAAAGTGGTCAAGATCATGGAGATGGCGATCAAGAATGGCGCACCCGTGATCGGCCTCAACGACTCGGGCGGGGCGCGCATTCAGGAAGGCGTGATCTCGCTGGGCGGCTATGCCGACATCTTCCTGCGCAACACCATGGCCTCGGGCGTGATCCCGCAGATCAGCGCCATCATGGGGCCGTGCGCTGGCGGCGCGGTGTACTCCCCTGCCTTGACCGACTTCATATTCATGGTGCGCAACTCTTCATATATGTTCGTCACCGGGCCGGAAGTGGTCAAGAGCGTGACGCATGAGGAAGTCAGCTTCGAAGATCTGGGCGGCGCCAGCGTGCATGCGAGTGCATCCGGCGTGTGCCATGTGGTGGGGGACTCGGAGGCGGATACGCTGTTCCTCATCCGCAAGCTGCTGTCTTACCTGCCGCAGAACAACCTGGAAGACCCGCCCTTCAAGCCCAGCAAGGACAATCCGTTGCGCCGCGATGAGGCGCTGGACAGCCTCATCCCTGACGACCCTTCCAAGCCGTATGACATCAAAGAGGTCATACGCATGGTGATGGACGAAGGCGCCTTCTATGAAATTCACGACCAGTTCGCGCAGAATGTGGTGGTGGGCTTCAGCCGCCTGGGCGGGCATGTGGTCGGCATCGTGGCCAACCAGCCGATGGTGCTGGCCGGCGTGCTGGACATTGACGCATCCGACAAGGCGGCCCGCTTTGTGCGCTTCTGCGATGCCTTCAACATCCCCATCCTGACGCTGGTGGATGTGCCCGGCTTCATGCCCGGCACGGCGCAGGAGCACAACGGCATCATCCGCGCCGGCGCCAAGCTGCTGTACGCCTACTGCGAAGCGACTGTGCCCAAGCTGACGGTGGTGACGCGCAAGGCTTACGGCGGCGCCTACGACGTGATGAGCAGCAAGCACATCCGTGGTGACGTGAACCTGGCCTGGCCCACGGCGGAGATCGCCGTGATGGGGCCGGACGGCGCGGTCAACATCATCTTCCGCAAGGAGATCGCCGAAGCCAAGGACCCGGTGGCGCGCAAGGCCGAGCTGGTGGCCGAGTATCGCCAGGAATTTGCCAACCCGTACGTTGCGGCCAGTCGCGGCTTCATTGATGATGTCATTCAGCCGAGCGACACCCGCCCGCGCCTGATCAACGCGCTGGAAATGCTGACCAACAAGCGCGACAGCAACCCGGCCCGCAAGCATGGGAACATCCCTCTGTAGGCCGCCATGTTCAATAAAGTACTCATCGCCAACCGTGGGGAAATCGCAGTGCGCATCATCCGCGCCTGTCGTGAACTGGGCATCCAAACCGTAGCCGTGTACTCGGAGGCTGACCGTCAGGCGCTGCATGTGCGCCTGGCCGACGAGGCCTACTACATCGGCCCGGCGCCCTCGCGCGAGTCTTATCTGCGTATGGACCATATTCTGGACGTGGCCAAGAAGTCGGGCGCGGGCGGCATTCACCCCGGCTATGGCTTCCTGGCCGAGCGTTCGGACTTCTCGCAAGCCTGTGTGGACGCGGGCATCCGCTTCATCGGCCCCAAGCCCTCGGCGATCATGGCGATGGGCGACAAGGCCATCGCCCGCGCCACCGTGGCCGCCGCCGGCGTGCCGGTGGTGCCCGGTACTGAGGGCGAAGGTAGCCTGACCGACGAAGAGCTGCTGAAGGCCGCGCAGGAGATCGGCTTCCCGCTGCTGATCAAGGCTACGGCGGGCGGCGGCGGCAAGGGCATGCGCGAAGTGCGCAACCTGGAAGAAATGCCCGAACTGCTGGAGAGCGCCCGCCGCGAGGCACAGGCCGCCTTCGGTGACGGCAACGTGTACCTTGAGAAGCTGATCGAGGGAGCCCGCCATATCGAATTCCAGGTGATCGCCGACGAAGACGGCAACACCATTCACCTGGGCGAGCGTGAGTGCTCACTGCAGCGCCGCCACCAGAAACTGCTGGAGGAGGCGCCCTCCCCCTTTATTGATGAAGACGAAGACTTCCGCCAGAAGATGGGCGCGGTGGCGGTGAAGGCGGCCAAGGCGGTGGGCTACGTCAACGCCGGCACCATCGAATTCCTGGTGGATAAGGACAAGAACTTCTACTTCCTGGAGATGAATACCCGCCTGCAGGTGGAACACCCCATCACTGAAGAAGTGACCGGGCTGGACATTGTGACAGAGCAGCTGCGCATCGCCCGCGGCAGGCCGCTGAGCCTGACGCAGGAGCAAGTGCGTATGCAGGGCTGGGCCATCGAATGCCGCGTGAACGCCGAGGACCCGCATAACAACTTCCTCCCGTCCACCGGCTTCATTTCGCACCTCACCGTGCCCACCGGGCCGGGCGTGCGGGTGGACACCGGCGTGTATGCTGGGTTCAACATCTCGCCCTACTATGACTCATTGATCTCCAAGCTGGTGGTCAAGGGCGAGTCACGTGCGCAAGCCATCTTGCGCATGCGCCGCGCCCTTGAGGAATATCACGTGGTGGGCGTCAAGACCAACATCCCCTTCCACCAGCGCATTCTGGAGCAGGCGCGTTTCATTGCCGGCAACTTTGACACCCGCTTTGTGGAAGAGCGCTTCTCGCTGGAGAAGGCCGAGGAAAGCATGGAAACCCACCCGGAGATCGCTGCCATCGTGGCGACCTTGGTGGCCAATGACCAGACACAGCGTTCCGCTCACATCATTTCGCGCGGCAAGCGTGATACGAGCAACTGGAAGTGGGTCTCACGCTGGGAACGGATGCACCGCTGATGAAATACATAACCACGATCGACGATACTCCGTACGAAGTTGAGATCCTCAGTGACCGCCAGGTTAGCATCAACGGCAAGGTGTATGAGGTCGACTTCAAATCCGTGAGCGGGCAGCCGATTTATTCGCTGCTGGTGGACGGCAAGTCATACCAGGCGCACGTGTACACCGGCGACGAGGATGACCTGCAGGTGCTGCTGCGCGGCGTGCTGCACACCGCCAAGGTGGAAGACGAGCGCGAGAAGCGCCTGCGCGCCGCCGGCGGCGGTGGCAGCGGCGAGGGCGGCGAATTTGTGCTCAAGGCGCCCATGCCTGGCCTGATCGTTAAAGTCGCCGTAGAAGAAGGCAATGAGGTTAAAAAGGGCCAGGTATTGGTTATCCTAGAGTCGATGAAGATGCAGAACGAACTGAAATCACCGCGTGACGGTAAGGTTACGCGAATTCAAGTGAAGGCTGGCGACAGCGTAGAGCAACGCCAGAGCATGGTAAGTGTTGAATAAGTCATGGTTACACTGGTTGGTGACAAAGAACTCGAAGTTAAATTTCATATAAGCAGCCTGGCAGAGCTGGAACGCCGCCTGGTGGATGCCGGCGCCACGCTGCTGCAACCGCGGATGCATGAGCACAACCTGCGCTTCGACAGCCCCAATGGGGCGCTGGGCCAGGCGCAGTGCATGCTGCGCCTGCGCCGCGACAGCAGCAGCCACATGACCTTCAAGGGGCCCAGCACCACGCTGGGCGGGGTGCTGGCGCGCCAGGAGCTTGAGTTTGAGGTATCCAACTTCACGCAGGCGCAGAAGTTGATCGAGGCGCTGGGCTTTCGCTCCAAGTTCATGTACGAGAAGTACCGCACGACCTACGGCATGGATGGGCTGAAGATCACACTGGATGAGATGCCCTACGGCAACTTCATCGAGATCGAGGGCACGGAACCGGAGCGTATCCAGAATGCGGCGGTGCAGCTGGGCCTGGATTGGGAGCTCCGCCTGCCGGAGACGTACATCAGCATCTTCCGTCGCCTGAAGGACCTGTACGGGCTTCGCTTTACTGACCTGTCGTTTGATAACTTTAGCGGGATTGAGGTTTCATTGCAGCGAGCGGGTATTCGCTTCGCAGATGGGTAGATTTCAACAGCGATTAGACCGCAGATGAACGCGGATAAACGCTGATAGTTGGTTTCAATAGAGGTGGGTGTTGCAAAGTGCAGATGAACTTACCAAGACAGTCATAGGCTGTGCTTATGAAGTCAGCAATACACTTGGCGCTGGCTTCTTAGAGAAGGTCTATGAGAACGCCCTCGCCGTGGAACTACGCAATAAGGGTTTACAAACGGCACAGCAAGTTCCGTTTAAGATCACCTATAAAGGAGTTGTTGTGGGTGATTATTTTGCTGACCTGATCGTTGAAGACCAGGTTCTGGTTGAAATCAAAGTTGCCCGTAGTTTTGACAAAGCCCACATGGCACAGTGCCTCAACTACCTGACCGCCGCAAACTTAACGCTTGGCCTGCTGTTCAACTTTGCTAAGTCCCGCGTGGAAGTTCAGAGGGTTGTAAAGGGATTTTAGGTTTATCTGTGTTCATCCGCGTTCATCTGCGGTAATTATCTCCCCATCGCGCCAAGCAACTCCCTCAACCTCAGCAGCTTCACCCAAAAATTCGCGAAGGCGGTCCTGCAAAGCGCCTGGGTCGCCGCTGGTCAAGTAGCGTGTAGACCCGCGCTCGCGCGCCGCGGCCAGGCCGCGCTCCGCCAGCAGGCTCTCTACGCGGCGGGCGACCGCAGGCGCCGGGTCCACCAGGCGCACGGCGGGACCAACGATGTCTCGTATCGTATCGAAGGCGAAGGGGTAGTGCGTGCAGCCCAGCACCACCGTATCCATGCCCTGCGCCAGCATTGGCAGCAGCGCGGCTTCCAGGATGCGGCGAGCCTCAGGCCCATTGGCGCGGCCGGCTTCGATCTCGGTCACCAGTCCGCGGCAGGGGTTTTGCAGCACAGTAACCTCCTGTGCGAAGCGCTCCA contains the following coding sequences:
- a CDS encoding biotin/lipoyl-binding protein; its protein translation is MKYITTIDDTPYEVEILSDRQVSINGKVYEVDFKSVSGQPIYSLLVDGKSYQAHVYTGDEDDLQVLLRGVLHTAKVEDEREKRLRAAGGGGSGEGGEFVLKAPMPGLIVKVAVEEGNEVKKGQVLVILESMKMQNELKSPRDGKVTRIQVKAGDSVEQRQSMVSVE
- a CDS encoding class IV adenylate cyclase; this encodes MVTLVGDKELEVKFHISSLAELERRLVDAGATLLQPRMHEHNLRFDSPNGALGQAQCMLRLRRDSSSHMTFKGPSTTLGGVLARQELEFEVSNFTQAQKLIEALGFRSKFMYEKYRTTYGMDGLKITLDEMPYGNFIEIEGTEPERIQNAAVQLGLDWELRLPETYISIFRRLKDLYGLRFTDLSFDNFSGIEVSLQRAGIRFADG
- a CDS encoding DUF3597 domain-containing protein: MGIFDKILKGLGIKKDDDAKDAGATAAPKAGVSAAPRGKLSTGLGANKPAAMDAVDVAAKMDALAKANPQELNWKVSIVDLLKLLDIDSSFENRKELAIELGVPTEYLEDSAKMNTWLHKTVLKKIAENGGNVPASLLD
- a CDS encoding polysaccharide deacetylase family protein, which gives rise to MALSVVGRPTHTPAGKPIVYLTFDDGPAADTPGVLAALARHGAQATFFIVGRRVQELPQTVQAMLQAGHTVGNHSFTHPRLGGMPEAEFLIEMQQTAAAVAEAAQELLPDGKMKLMRPPYGSHDENTEPWVNALGYAMVMWDVDPEDWSEPGTEAIASQVLAGVKPGAIVLLHDGGGDRSQTVAAVEQLLPALAEQGYVFHSLKTDS
- the accC gene encoding acetyl-CoA carboxylase biotin carboxylase subunit codes for the protein MFNKVLIANRGEIAVRIIRACRELGIQTVAVYSEADRQALHVRLADEAYYIGPAPSRESYLRMDHILDVAKKSGAGGIHPGYGFLAERSDFSQACVDAGIRFIGPKPSAIMAMGDKAIARATVAAAGVPVVPGTEGEGSLTDEELLKAAQEIGFPLLIKATAGGGGKGMREVRNLEEMPELLESARREAQAAFGDGNVYLEKLIEGARHIEFQVIADEDGNTIHLGERECSLQRRHQKLLEEAPSPFIDEDEDFRQKMGAVAVKAAKAVGYVNAGTIEFLVDKDKNFYFLEMNTRLQVEHPITEEVTGLDIVTEQLRIARGRPLSLTQEQVRMQGWAIECRVNAEDPHNNFLPSTGFISHLTVPTGPGVRVDTGVYAGFNISPYYDSLISKLVVKGESRAQAILRMRRALEEYHVVGVKTNIPFHQRILEQARFIAGNFDTRFVEERFSLEKAEESMETHPEIAAIVATLVANDQTQRSAHIISRGKRDTSNWKWVSRWERMHR
- a CDS encoding GxxExxY protein, whose product is MLQSADELTKTVIGCAYEVSNTLGAGFLEKVYENALAVELRNKGLQTAQQVPFKITYKGVVVGDYFADLIVEDQVLVEIKVARSFDKAHMAQCLNYLTAANLTLGLLFNFAKSRVEVQRVVKGF
- a CDS encoding acyl-CoA carboxylase subunit beta, whose product is MTKPSKIEALQELRLQSQQGGGPTRVEAQHKQGRLTARERLDLFLDKGSFREVDAFVKHRTHAFGLDKQQILSDSVVTGWGTVDGRLVYVFSQDFTVFGGSLGEVHAEKVVKIMEMAIKNGAPVIGLNDSGGARIQEGVISLGGYADIFLRNTMASGVIPQISAIMGPCAGGAVYSPALTDFIFMVRNSSYMFVTGPEVVKSVTHEEVSFEDLGGASVHASASGVCHVVGDSEADTLFLIRKLLSYLPQNNLEDPPFKPSKDNPLRRDEALDSLIPDDPSKPYDIKEVIRMVMDEGAFYEIHDQFAQNVVVGFSRLGGHVVGIVANQPMVLAGVLDIDASDKAARFVRFCDAFNIPILTLVDVPGFMPGTAQEHNGIIRAGAKLLYAYCEATVPKLTVVTRKAYGGAYDVMSSKHIRGDVNLAWPTAEIAVMGPDGAVNIIFRKEIAEAKDPVARKAELVAEYRQEFANPYVAASRGFIDDVIQPSDTRPRLINALEMLTNKRDSNPARKHGNIPL
- the murI gene encoding glutamate racemase is translated as MTSSQPIGAFDSGVGGLSVLRALRAQLPAEDIIYFADQAHVPYGPRGLDEVRAFSEGIARYLIAQGSKLIVIPCNTASAAALVSIRELFPNIPIVGMEPAVKPAAEHTESGVVGVLATATTFEGELYASVVERFAQEVTVLQNPCRGLVTEIEAGRANGPEARRILEAALLPMLAQGMDTVVLGCTHYPFAFDTIRDIVGPAVRLVDPAPAVARRVESLLAERGLAAARERGSTRYLTSGDPGALQDRLREFLGEAAEVEGVAWRDGEIITADERG
- a CDS encoding DinB family protein; the encoded protein is MVGAAAYGHSTAYVKVNMDTPNRMTPKQLWQRIQKGRAAYDAVYAGLNEKQMTRRPGAQKDWSVKDQIAHLTWWENYALERTTLMLAGEETVKLKDFDAINAQVFAMNKDLALEDVLAAWRSNLPRFGALCRSLTETTLNVTRGKRRAPYWLLVTDTFEHYAEHQPDLERYVASLKKVK